One stretch of Streptomyces hygroscopicus DNA includes these proteins:
- a CDS encoding major facilitator transporter — translation MTWLMLSEIFPMRMRGFGMGVAAVVLWLTNFVIGLVFPSLVSGIGISNTFFLFVVAGLLSLTFVKRYVPETKGRTLEVLEAELRTRFS, via the coding sequence GTGACCTGGCTGATGCTCTCGGAGATCTTCCCCATGCGGATGCGCGGCTTCGGCATGGGTGTCGCGGCCGTGGTGCTGTGGCTGACCAACTTCGTGATCGGTCTGGTCTTCCCGTCCCTGGTCTCCGGGATCGGGATCTCCAACACCTTCTTCCTCTTCGTGGTGGCGGGCCTGCTCTCCCTCACCTTCGTCAAGCGCTACGTCCCCGAGACCAAGGGCCGCACGCTCGAAGTCCTCGAAGCCGAGCTCCGGACACGTTTCTCCTGA
- a CDS encoding inositol 2-dehydrogenase, whose amino-acid sequence MTVHIGVIGAGMIGQDHIRRLTEVITGAAVTAVTDIDQARATEVATRVGATALPTGSDLIHSPDVDAVLVTSWGPTHAEHVLNAIAVGKPVFCEKPLATTAEDCLRIVEAERAHGHRLVQVGFMRRFDAGYRQMKDVLTSGAIGAPLIVHCAHRNPTVPDTYVSAMAAQDTAVHEIDVLRWLLDDEISSVQVITPRATGKRFGHLKDPQIMLFETANGVRIDLEVFVNCQYGYDIQCETVGEDGLVRLPDPAAVGIRTAGRHGTAVLRDWKGRFGDAFDTEFGEWVASVTAGAEPTGPSSWDGYAATVITDAAVQSLESGGQVVTVDMKPRPLCYGATS is encoded by the coding sequence ATGACCGTACATATAGGTGTCATCGGCGCCGGAATGATCGGCCAGGACCACATCCGGCGACTCACCGAGGTCATCACCGGTGCCGCGGTCACCGCCGTGACCGACATCGACCAGGCCCGCGCCACGGAGGTCGCCACCCGCGTCGGCGCCACCGCACTGCCCACCGGCAGCGACCTGATTCACTCCCCCGACGTGGACGCCGTCCTCGTCACCTCCTGGGGCCCCACCCACGCGGAGCATGTACTGAACGCCATCGCGGTGGGCAAGCCGGTGTTCTGCGAGAAGCCGCTCGCCACCACCGCCGAGGACTGTCTGCGCATCGTGGAGGCCGAACGCGCCCACGGCCACCGCCTCGTCCAGGTCGGTTTCATGCGCCGCTTCGACGCCGGCTACCGCCAGATGAAGGACGTGCTCACCTCGGGCGCCATCGGCGCGCCGCTCATCGTGCACTGCGCGCATCGCAACCCGACCGTGCCGGACACCTATGTCTCCGCGATGGCGGCCCAGGACACGGCCGTACACGAGATCGACGTACTGCGCTGGCTGCTCGACGACGAGATCAGCTCGGTCCAGGTGATCACCCCGCGCGCCACCGGCAAACGGTTCGGCCACCTCAAGGATCCGCAGATCATGCTCTTCGAGACCGCGAACGGTGTCCGCATCGACCTGGAGGTCTTCGTCAACTGCCAGTACGGCTATGACATCCAGTGCGAGACCGTGGGCGAGGACGGCCTGGTCAGGCTGCCGGACCCGGCGGCCGTCGGCATTCGCACCGCCGGGCGGCACGGCACCGCCGTGTTGCGGGACTGGAAGGGCCGGTTCGGCGATGCGTTCGACACCGAGTTCGGCGAGTGGGTCGCCTCCGTCACGGCGGGCGCCGAGCCCACCGGCCCGTCCTCCTGGGACGGCTACGCCGCCACCGTCATCACCGACGCCGCCGTCCAGTCCCTGGAGTCGGGCGGCCAGGTCGTCACCGTCGATATGAAGCCCCGACCCCTCTGCTACGGAGCCACCTCGTGA
- a CDS encoding protein iolH — MKIALDPYMLRALPLDEMVRTVAELGYSYIELSPRDDFMPFFLHPRADDERVAALKRALRTHGVQLSSVLPLYKWSSPDETERQAAVRYWKRMIEITADLECPLMNSEFNGRPERAAESEAAFWRSLEELLPLFEREGIALNLEAHPDDFCEENTPAVDLVRAINKPWVNYLYCAPHTFHLSGAEPTADIAAMMRYAGDKLQHVHIADSFNHKGSSGLRYILNPPGTPARIHQHLDIGQGEVDWDTFFGTLRELNFDGVVTACVFAWEERARESSAFMLNRIRKEFTA; from the coding sequence GTGAAGATCGCACTCGACCCCTACATGCTCCGCGCGCTGCCGCTCGACGAGATGGTGCGCACGGTCGCCGAACTCGGCTACAGCTACATCGAGTTGTCCCCGCGTGACGACTTCATGCCGTTCTTCCTCCACCCCCGGGCGGACGACGAGCGCGTCGCGGCGCTGAAGCGGGCCCTGCGCACGCATGGTGTCCAGCTCTCCTCCGTGCTGCCGCTGTACAAGTGGTCCTCGCCCGACGAGACCGAGCGGCAGGCCGCCGTCCGCTACTGGAAGCGGATGATCGAGATCACCGCCGACCTCGAATGCCCCCTGATGAACTCGGAGTTCAACGGCCGCCCCGAGCGCGCCGCCGAGAGCGAGGCCGCCTTCTGGCGCTCGTTGGAGGAACTGTTGCCGCTCTTCGAACGCGAGGGCATCGCCCTCAACCTCGAGGCCCACCCGGACGACTTCTGCGAGGAGAACACTCCCGCCGTCGACCTGGTCCGCGCCATCAACAAGCCCTGGGTGAACTACCTCTACTGCGCTCCGCACACGTTCCACCTCTCCGGTGCCGAGCCGACGGCGGACATCGCGGCGATGATGCGCTACGCGGGCGACAAGCTCCAGCATGTGCACATCGCGGACTCCTTCAACCACAAGGGCTCCTCCGGGCTGCGTTACATCCTCAACCCGCCCGGCACCCCCGCCCGCATCCACCAGCACCTGGACATCGGCCAGGGCGAAGTCGACTGGGACACCTTCTTCGGCACCCTCCGCGAGCTGAACTTCGACGGCGTGGTCACCGCCTGTGTCTTCGCCTGGGAGGAACGGGCCCGGGAGTCTTCCGCCTTCATGCTGAACCGCATCCGCAAGGAGTTCACCGCGTGA
- a CDS encoding TetR family transcriptional regulator — protein MWPPRTTSSTLDAVFAELDLPEEHGASWQEDIEAFMTGLRSALLRHPWAAALANSRPLMGPNALRSSEFAYTALTTGGFEGVHLSSAAATITHYVIGSASSEAVWQQRSDEAATRSAVDAHIRAHIDEYPTLAGHFPLLEEDDWDSHFHRGMRLLLAGLTSPDAHA, from the coding sequence ATGTGGCCACCAAGGACGACGTCCTCGACCCTCGACGCGGTCTTCGCCGAACTCGACCTCCCCGAGGAGCACGGCGCCTCCTGGCAGGAGGACATCGAGGCGTTCATGACCGGCCTGCGCTCCGCCCTCCTGCGCCACCCGTGGGCCGCGGCCCTGGCCAACTCCCGCCCCCTCATGGGGCCCAACGCCCTGCGCTCCTCGGAGTTCGCCTACACCGCGCTCACCACGGGCGGCTTCGAAGGCGTTCACCTGTCGTCCGCCGCGGCCACCATCACCCACTATGTGATCGGTTCCGCCTCCTCCGAGGCGGTGTGGCAGCAGCGCTCCGACGAGGCGGCGACCCGCTCGGCCGTGGACGCCCACATCCGAGCCCACATCGACGAATACCCCACCCTCGCCGGTCACTTCCCCCTCCTCGAGGAGGACGACTGGGACTCGCACTTCCACCGTGGCATGCGCCTGTTGCTGGCCGGTCTCACGTCCCCCGACGCTCACGCGTAA
- a CDS encoding membrane protein, with protein MDQRNPVPDPERTPGLRPSVGVPPGETPPAEDGLSETGPQETYNPTKGWSTGPTIIIWAFVVLFAAFCIAFAIAVL; from the coding sequence ATGGATCAGCGGAACCCAGTCCCGGACCCCGAGCGCACTCCCGGACTACGGCCCAGCGTGGGCGTGCCCCCGGGGGAGACCCCACCGGCCGAAGACGGCCTCTCGGAAACGGGCCCCCAGGAGACGTACAACCCCACGAAAGGCTGGTCGACCGGCCCCACGATCATCATTTGGGCCTTTGTGGTGCTGTTCGCGGCCTTCTGTATCGCGTTCGCGATCGCCGTCCTGTAG
- a CDS encoding ATPase AAA: MCGATAGRDPAARRHYPGTLPCLQRLARTRPSHREGCVTGGSAAAGSAEAVDWIPRRGHEPAYGARPLRRTIQREVDNRLSRLLLDADISSGDRARVEVADGHLVFHTTGTASNAKQP; the protein is encoded by the coding sequence ATGTGCGGCGCCACTGCCGGGCGCGACCCCGCGGCCCGTCGCCACTACCCGGGCACGCTCCCCTGTCTCCAGCGTCTCGCAAGAACGCGACCGTCGCACCGCGAGGGTTGTGTCACCGGCGGCTCGGCTGCCGCCGGTTCCGCGGAGGCCGTCGACTGGATCCCCCGGCGGGGCCACGAACCCGCCTACGGTGCCCGGCCGCTGCGCCGCACCATTCAGCGCGAGGTCGACAACCGTCTGTCGCGGCTGCTGCTGGACGCCGACATCTCCTCCGGCGACCGGGCCCGGGTGGAGGTCGCGGACGGACACCTGGTGTTCCACACCACCGGCACGGCCTCGAACGCGAAGCAACCGTGA
- a CDS encoding aldehyde oxidoreductase — MSASDTDAMRRSQGEPAPLSAITLNVNDQVRRLEVDPRTSLLDALRERLRMSGTKKGCDHGQCGACTVLINGRRVNSCLTLAVMHEDDEIVTIEGLGDPDHLGPVQRAFVERDGFQCGYCTPGQICSAVGMLAEVAAGWPSHATADVSAPRITLTDDEIRERMSGNICRCAAYPNIVAAIRDSAEGGPG, encoded by the coding sequence ATGAGCGCTTCGGATACGGACGCCATGAGGCGGAGCCAGGGCGAGCCGGCCCCACTCTCGGCGATCACGTTGAACGTCAACGATCAGGTGCGGCGTCTCGAGGTGGATCCGCGGACCTCGCTGCTCGACGCGCTGCGCGAGCGGCTGCGCATGAGCGGGACCAAGAAGGGGTGTGATCACGGGCAGTGCGGTGCGTGCACGGTGCTGATCAACGGCCGGCGCGTCAACTCCTGTCTGACGCTCGCCGTCATGCATGAGGACGACGAGATCGTGACGATCGAAGGCCTGGGCGATCCCGACCACCTGGGCCCCGTACAACGGGCCTTCGTCGAACGTGACGGCTTCCAATGCGGGTACTGCACTCCCGGCCAGATCTGTTCGGCTGTCGGCATGCTCGCCGAAGTGGCGGCGGGTTGGCCAAGCCACGCCACCGCCGATGTGTCCGCACCGCGGATCACCTTGACCGATGACGAGATCCGCGAGCGGATGAGCGGCAACATCTGCCGGTGCGCGGCCTATCCGAACATCGTCGCGGCCATCCGCGACAGCGCGGAGGGAGGCCCGGGATGA
- a CDS encoding molybdopterin dehydrogenase encodes MRSFTYERATDTRAAVTAVARSGAKFISGGTNLLDLMKLDIEDPSHLVDISRLPLRDIEELPDGGLRIGAQTRNSDVAADARVRTRYPVLSEALVSGASGQLRNKASTGGNLLQRTRCPYFYDTAAGCNKRDPGSGCAAIGGFNRIHAILGASDFCIATHPSDMAVAMAALDAEIELLRADGSVRRVAITDFYRLPGDTPHIETVLAPDEMITAVALPSPPPGRQIYRKVRDRASYEFALVSVAAIVSADQGTISGARVAFGGVAHKPWRSVEAEDALTGRPATMATYRGAAEAAMRDAVGRGDNDFKIELARRTLCRTLAQAAQAS; translated from the coding sequence ATGAGGTCCTTCACCTATGAGCGGGCGACGGACACACGGGCCGCCGTCACCGCGGTGGCGCGATCCGGCGCGAAGTTCATCAGCGGCGGCACCAATCTGCTCGACCTGATGAAGCTCGACATCGAGGATCCGAGCCATCTGGTCGACATCAGCCGGCTTCCGCTCCGGGACATCGAAGAGCTGCCGGACGGCGGACTGCGCATCGGCGCCCAGACGCGGAATTCCGATGTGGCCGCCGATGCCCGAGTGCGCACGCGCTATCCGGTGCTGTCGGAGGCGCTGGTATCGGGCGCCTCGGGCCAGTTGCGCAACAAGGCGTCCACCGGGGGAAATCTGTTGCAGCGCACGCGCTGTCCCTACTTCTACGACACGGCGGCGGGCTGCAACAAGCGGGACCCCGGATCCGGCTGCGCGGCGATCGGCGGGTTCAACCGGATACACGCGATCCTCGGCGCCAGCGACTTCTGCATCGCCACCCATCCCTCGGACATGGCCGTCGCGATGGCCGCGCTCGACGCGGAGATCGAGCTGCTCCGGGCCGACGGCTCGGTACGCCGCGTCGCCATCACGGACTTCTACCGGCTGCCGGGCGATACCCCGCACATCGAGACCGTACTGGCCCCCGACGAGATGATCACGGCCGTGGCGCTGCCCTCGCCCCCGCCGGGCCGGCAGATCTACCGCAAGGTGCGCGACCGGGCGTCGTATGAGTTCGCGCTGGTCTCGGTGGCGGCCATCGTCTCGGCCGATCAGGGAACGATCAGTGGGGCACGCGTGGCGTTCGGCGGAGTGGCGCACAAGCCGTGGCGGTCCGTCGAGGCGGAGGACGCGCTGACGGGCCGTCCGGCCACGATGGCCACCTATCGCGGCGCTGCCGAGGCGGCGATGCGCGACGCGGTCGGGCGGGGTGACAACGACTTCAAGATCGAGCTGGCCAGGCGCACGCTCTGCCGGACGCTGGCGCAAGCGGCCCAGGCGAGCTGA
- a CDS encoding xanthine dehydrogenase, with translation MIGQAMQRVDGPLKVAGLAAYAYEHWEAGQPLYGFIVGATIGKGRIIGIDTEDAEGAPGVRMVMTHLNAPEQGIRDESIPFEYWRAQPVLTGPDIHYYGEPVALVVAETFEQARAATELIEVEYAGGRGRFAFAEHEGEAYVPKAVNAGLPTDTSVGDFDAGFAGAAVKVDQHYTTPYGFSMPIEPNACLVAPRDEDLIVYVSSQIVDAAQASIANTLRIDPARVHVFTPFVGGGFGSKLGIHAETILAALAARELGHPVKVAMTRQQIFQLIGMRPTSSQRVRLGAERDGRLAAIAHDVTMHTNPDVEYAEQTAATSRSLYAAPHRLTSHRLTPLDLPRGTDVRAPGEEPGLLAVESAMDELADTLGMDPVELRIRNEPTLDPERGVPYSDRHLVECLREGARRFGWEHRPATPSSRREGRWLVGYGMAVAIRVHLQGSAAARVRLEADGTAVVQTDMTDIGTGTYTILTQVAAGGLGLPPDRVRIELGRSDFPTSWGSGGSWGAANSSTAVHRACAALREKLLAEAHGDARSALRGLDPADAVFSDGDVRIGGASEPLNELVARNHPGGVEAEGVTRFMGDEPNYTNYSIHTYGAHFAEVGVDADTAEIRLRRMLGVFSVGRLLNPKTARSQLIGGMIWGVGAALVEEAVVDTRSGAFVNRDLAQYLVPVNADIPDVDAVVLDGYDDKANILGAKGIGEVGICGSGAAVANAVFNATGVRVRDFPITLEKLLPGLPPMDA, from the coding sequence ATGATCGGGCAAGCCATGCAGCGTGTCGACGGCCCGCTGAAGGTCGCCGGCCTGGCCGCCTACGCCTACGAGCACTGGGAGGCCGGCCAACCGCTCTACGGGTTCATCGTCGGCGCGACGATCGGCAAGGGCCGCATCATCGGGATCGACACCGAGGACGCCGAAGGCGCACCTGGAGTGCGCATGGTGATGACGCATCTCAACGCCCCCGAGCAGGGCATCCGCGATGAGTCCATTCCGTTCGAATACTGGCGCGCCCAACCGGTGCTGACCGGCCCGGACATCCACTACTACGGCGAGCCGGTGGCGCTGGTCGTCGCCGAGACCTTCGAGCAGGCCCGGGCGGCGACCGAGCTGATCGAGGTGGAGTACGCGGGCGGGCGGGGGCGGTTCGCCTTCGCCGAGCACGAAGGTGAGGCGTACGTCCCGAAAGCGGTCAACGCCGGACTGCCCACGGACACGTCAGTGGGCGATTTCGATGCCGGATTCGCCGGCGCGGCGGTCAAGGTCGACCAGCACTACACGACGCCGTATGGGTTCTCCATGCCCATCGAACCGAACGCATGCCTGGTGGCACCGCGTGACGAGGACCTGATCGTCTACGTCAGCTCCCAGATCGTCGACGCGGCACAGGCATCGATCGCCAACACGCTGCGGATCGACCCGGCACGGGTGCACGTCTTCACCCCCTTCGTGGGCGGCGGATTCGGATCCAAGCTGGGCATCCACGCCGAGACGATCCTGGCGGCGCTCGCCGCTCGCGAGCTTGGCCACCCGGTCAAGGTCGCGATGACCCGGCAGCAGATCTTCCAGCTCATCGGCATGCGCCCCACATCGAGCCAGCGGGTCCGGCTGGGCGCGGAGCGCGACGGACGGCTGGCCGCGATCGCCCATGACGTCACCATGCACACCAACCCGGACGTGGAGTACGCCGAGCAGACCGCCGCCACCAGCCGCAGCCTCTATGCCGCGCCCCACCGGCTCACCAGTCACCGGCTCACACCGCTCGACCTGCCGCGTGGGACGGACGTCCGCGCGCCGGGCGAGGAGCCCGGCCTGCTGGCGGTCGAGTCGGCGATGGACGAGCTGGCCGATACGCTCGGGATGGACCCGGTCGAGCTGCGGATTCGCAACGAGCCCACCCTCGACCCCGAGCGAGGCGTGCCGTACAGCGACCGGCATCTGGTCGAATGCCTGCGTGAAGGCGCGCGCCGGTTCGGCTGGGAGCACCGCCCCGCCACTCCTTCGAGCAGGCGCGAGGGACGGTGGCTGGTCGGCTACGGGATGGCCGTGGCCATCCGGGTGCATCTCCAAGGATCGGCCGCGGCGCGGGTGCGGTTGGAGGCGGATGGCACCGCCGTCGTCCAGACGGACATGACCGACATCGGCACCGGCACGTACACCATCCTCACTCAGGTCGCGGCCGGCGGGCTCGGCCTGCCGCCCGACCGGGTGCGCATTGAGCTCGGGCGTTCCGACTTCCCCACCAGCTGGGGGTCCGGTGGCTCGTGGGGCGCCGCCAACTCCAGCACCGCGGTGCACCGGGCGTGTGCGGCGCTGCGCGAGAAGCTGCTGGCCGAGGCGCACGGCGACGCGCGCTCCGCGCTGCGGGGCCTGGACCCGGCGGACGCCGTGTTCTCCGACGGCGACGTCCGCATCGGTGGCGCGTCCGAGCCGCTGAACGAGCTGGTCGCACGCAACCACCCCGGCGGTGTGGAGGCAGAGGGCGTAACCCGCTTCATGGGCGATGAGCCCAATTACACCAACTACTCGATCCACACCTACGGAGCCCATTTCGCCGAAGTGGGCGTCGACGCGGACACCGCCGAGATCCGTCTGCGGCGGATGCTCGGCGTGTTCTCCGTGGGCCGCCTGCTCAACCCGAAGACGGCCCGCTCGCAACTGATCGGCGGCATGATCTGGGGCGTCGGCGCCGCCCTCGTAGAAGAGGCCGTCGTCGACACACGCTCCGGCGCCTTCGTCAACCGGGACCTCGCGCAGTACCTGGTGCCCGTCAACGCCGACATCCCCGACGTCGACGCCGTCGTCCTGGACGGATACGACGACAAGGCCAACATCCTCGGCGCGAAGGGCATCGGTGAGGTGGGCATCTGCGGATCCGGTGCGGCGGTGGCGAACGCGGTGTTCAACGCCACCGGTGTGCGTGTCCGCGACTTCCCCATCACGCTGGAGAAACTGTTGCCCGGGCTACCACCCATGGACGCCTGA
- a CDS encoding methoxymalonate biosynthesis protein — MAMSSDRAVPEPLGDPGDIETELLRFLELRTGKTWLADMDVFGSGGLSSLFAMELVVHLERTYGIAIRGADLQMDNFRTARSMAALVGRLQRPAVGGSGA, encoded by the coding sequence ATGGCCATGTCATCGGACCGTGCGGTTCCGGAGCCCCTGGGCGACCCCGGCGACATCGAGACGGAACTACTGCGGTTTCTCGAACTGCGTACCGGGAAAACCTGGCTGGCCGACATGGATGTCTTCGGCTCCGGCGGGCTGTCCTCGCTCTTCGCCATGGAGCTGGTGGTGCACCTGGAGCGGACATACGGCATCGCCATACGCGGCGCGGATCTCCAGATGGACAACTTCAGGACCGCGCGGAGCATGGCCGCACTGGTCGGCCGCCTCCAGCGACCGGCCGTGGGCGGCTCCGGTGCGTGA
- a CDS encoding Rieske (2Fe-2S) domain-containing protein has product MRPHLKPLVKQLLGSREISLHAAEPADTLHAPSRPYPNGWFCLAFSDELRAGSLTTRRLAGAEVVLYRTAKGVLRAVRPQCPHLGAHLGVGGSVEGEDIVCPFHRFAFDPSGACVRTGYDQPPPKASLTQYPVCEANGSVYVWWHALGMPPQWDVPLFPMDDRQPFSHGTFDIAGHPQDVIENAFDWGHLPALHGLEEVDIEGLPVTGKPVSTVTATARNTMMRGFHQSYTLTVIGLATIAARTILPAGAGSLYVMLHATPTAPGRMQVRFGTKLELNGLPGVPDWLGRPAVMPLARLLSEILQRVGSVDTGADLLMWHHQEHVARPRLAKGDGPIGRYRQWAQQFYTEPSGDLVPPRPERSEVSPSEE; this is encoded by the coding sequence ATGAGGCCTCACCTCAAGCCCCTGGTGAAGCAGTTGCTCGGCTCCCGGGAGATCAGCCTGCACGCCGCGGAGCCGGCCGACACCCTGCACGCTCCCTCACGGCCCTACCCGAACGGGTGGTTCTGCCTGGCCTTCAGCGACGAACTGCGGGCCGGTTCCCTCACCACCCGACGGCTCGCGGGCGCCGAGGTCGTCCTCTACCGGACGGCCAAGGGCGTGCTGCGGGCGGTCCGGCCACAGTGCCCGCACCTCGGAGCCCATCTCGGCGTCGGCGGATCGGTCGAGGGCGAGGACATCGTCTGCCCCTTCCACCGGTTCGCGTTCGACCCGTCCGGTGCCTGTGTGCGCACGGGCTACGACCAGCCGCCGCCGAAGGCGTCGCTCACGCAGTACCCGGTGTGCGAGGCCAACGGCTCGGTCTACGTGTGGTGGCACGCCCTCGGCATGCCCCCGCAGTGGGACGTCCCGCTCTTCCCGATGGACGACCGGCAGCCGTTCAGCCACGGCACGTTCGACATCGCCGGTCATCCGCAGGACGTCATCGAGAACGCCTTCGACTGGGGGCATCTGCCGGCCCTGCACGGTCTGGAGGAGGTCGACATCGAGGGCCTTCCGGTGACGGGGAAACCGGTCAGCACGGTCACCGCGACCGCCCGCAACACGATGATGCGGGGGTTCCACCAGTCCTACACGCTCACGGTGATCGGCCTGGCCACCATCGCGGCGCGGACGATCCTGCCCGCGGGCGCGGGAAGCCTCTATGTGATGCTCCACGCGACCCCGACCGCCCCGGGGCGGATGCAGGTCCGCTTCGGCACGAAGCTGGAGCTGAACGGACTCCCGGGGGTGCCGGACTGGCTGGGGCGCCCGGCGGTGATGCCCCTGGCCCGGCTGCTCAGCGAAATCCTGCAACGGGTGGGCAGCGTCGACACCGGCGCGGACCTGCTGATGTGGCACCACCAGGAGCACGTCGCGCGCCCCCGGCTCGCCAAGGGCGACGGTCCGATCGGCCGGTACCGGCAGTGGGCGCAGCAGTTCTACACGGAACCCTCGGGCGACCTGGTCCCACCGCGGCCCGAGCGCTCCGAGGTGAGCCCCTCGGAGGAGTGA